The nucleotide sequence CAACCTACATGCAAATGCAAGGTTTTAAAAGGGGAAGccgattattattattttttttaaaaaaaaaaaaaactggaaatAGAAGAGCAGACCTTGTCAATATCTGTGTGCGCAGGTGTCTCGTAGCGAGCAACTGTAACAACTAGTCCTGAGCCATCTGAGAGCTCAAATACTGATTGGATCTTCCTGCAAGATGTGCAGCTCATATTaggaaaataatataaaaatttgtttctttgaatTGAACCAAACCAAAAGTAATTTACCCTTTTCCAAATGTTGGCTCTCCGTACACTATGGCCCGCTTGTTATCTTTCAATGCACCCGCTAATATTTCGCTGGCACTTGCAGTTCCCTTGTTTACCTGATTAGGCTCAAGATATTTAATTACTCATTTTTACCATATACAATTGACAAATTGGAACTCTGAAGGACAGAATTATATTAGCAGTGAATGAACAAGATGTTTAATTACTCATTTTTACCAAATACAATTGCATACATTCAACCATGAATTAGATGAGAAAATATGTTATCTACAGTACCGCAATGGGATCACAGGAAAAGAGTCAATAGAACTCTTAAACACCCCATACCCAATAACTGCTTACTATCCCCAAATATCCACCCAATACAGAGTTTACGATTCTCTTGAAACCCGTACGAACTGCCCTAACCCAATACAGGTATCCCTCATTGCGTGCATGTCCTGCAAATCCTATTTTTGTGAAACCAACTAGGACATgaagaaaacaataatttataataGAGAATCATTGTAACTGTATTATGCGTTTGAGCCAGGCACGATATATGACACCAATGCAATGAGAGGAGAaagcaaaataagaaaattaccAGCACAGCAAGGGGTTCAGAAGTTGCTAGAGCACCACTTCCATCTGTATCAAGTATATCTCGAACACCACGACTATCACAAATATACACAATCACACCTTTGTCCAACCTAATTGATAGTATCTGTTAGAACTTGAAGCTGGACAAAAGatgaataatttaaaaacaagaaaaaaataaggtaTGACTGGAGGAGTTCATTTTCGGCTGTTATTGTAAGAATTCTTAACAACCCAATTTGCCAATGCAATCTATTTCAAAATGGTAAAAGGTGTTTCTGATTGTATGGTTATAGAACACTTGTGATCCATAAAAGGTAAGAATACTGGTGTGGTACCATGCTGcagaaattaaataattgtaacCTGAATGGTAAGATAAAACATTTACTTGAATTTCATGCCCACAAGCCAAAATTGATATACAATGGATGTAAAAAATGTCAATAGCTGAAAGCCATATCTTACCAAAGCTTGGCAATCTCAATTCCTTCTGGGAAAAGACCACCACTGCAACAAATATAAGCTTCAGAAAGCTAGTGATTGAAAGTATATAGAGGCAAATGTTGATTGCTAAATCACCTATTATCTCTGAGGTCCAAAACAAATGCATTTACATTATTACTCCTGAACGTATTGATTGCTTCTCTGATAGCACCTGCAAGGATGACGGATTATGGTAATGTGACAAACAAGTATCAAGAATTTCAACATAATAAGTCATGCTTAATTTAAATCGTCAGtgaagtagatttttttttatatttgtcagATTCAAGTTAAAACTCCAACTAATGACTGAATTTAATACCACGaggttcataaaaaaaaagtatcaccACAACCCTAGTCATCGTCGATACATACTATTCACCCAAAAAAAGGCATGAATACATACATTTTTCGCTGAAAAGTAAAATGTAATATTGGTCAGTCCAGCGAAATAAATAAGACAGCTGCAAGAGTATCAACCCAAATGCCCATTTGCAGTAAGCAGGTTCCTAAATATAAAGAGAAACAATCCCAACAAGGCAGGGATTCATGCATAGTGCGCTCAATACTTAGTGTGGATGTATTTGGTATGTCTAACTTCAGTCTTTCAAGTAAATGGCATACAAATGTAAAAACATTCATGAAtgtttctataaaattttcattaactGGTCAAACTTTATATGGTCATCGGGAAAACGTGACTCTTTACTATACCAAAATGTGGATTATAGCAAGTAAGAATTATGGCTTGGAGTACTAGGTAGAGAAAAATGTATGATGCATCACATGATTAATGTATATTGGTTACAAAATCAACCCTTTTTTTAGTTAGTATAGAAGCAAGAAAAGTCATGCTTGGCCCATCAATTACTACTTACGAGATGCATTTTGGTTGAACgatgttaattttatataaCCAACTGTTGGGGAATTATCTCCTGCAGCAGGTAACTTGCACAGTCTTGACTTCACTGGATTGACTGTAACTTTCTCTCGCCTGAAATGCATAGATTCATATTTTTAGTTGTTTAATtagaattgttttttattagtaaaaaaaaagaattgaaatgattttctttgtaaaagaaaaaggtATCAATTAATCAGGCCTCTCAAGTAATGGTAAGTTGGTAACAATACTTATGACTAAATCAGCAGAGTTAACAATGGTATCAATAATTAGCCATGAGTGTAATGTAACTAAATATAATGAAGCATTATCAAACTGTAAGTTTTTGCATCGTCCTAGGTAACAAGGCACATTCTCTGAGGGTCAAAGCTACAAAACTAGTTCTGCATCGAAAGAATACCAACTTACGTTAGAGCTAGATGCTTTACATCAGAACCACTACGTATGGTCAATGCAACGGAGCTTCCATCAGGTCCTCTGTAATTTTCTTTAGAAGGTCAGGCAATCAAATAGATAAGCTTAAAGCAAATAATGAGAGGTACAATAAAATTTGGTCTATTAAATGGTTGCTTACATTAACTTTCAAGTAATTAAGAACCTCATAAATGGCTCATGCTAGAGTAACGGATAATCTAGAAAGTGTTCAAGCAGATTAAGTCACAATAAATACAGCAACTATCAAAGTGTTCTTCCACCAAGTGGTACTGACTACATGGATTTAATGGCGCAACAATACTTTGTCTTGGACCATATCTATATATAGACCATTTAATTCTTGGTCTCTTTTCATAATTCGGCCTATAGTTTTCTTTGACCTCCCTTTTCCTCTAACTATTTCTCCACATATGTTTGAACCAACTGAGACGAGACACAACCTTTTTATCTACAACAATGGAAGCTATATCAATTTTCATTCTAATGACTTCATTCCTAATCCTATTTTAGTATGACTACTTGTCCAAATTAAAATTCTCATCTCAGTAGCACCCAGTTGTATGCAACATTACCGTTCTTAAGGCACAACAAGTACTAGTCCAATATTTATATCAAGTTATCAACATAATAGTAGTACTACTTTGAACTTGTTGAGAAACTATTAAGTTTAAGACATAAATGCAATCTTATCTGTTGATGTTTTGCACATTATTAACAAtgtgttctttttattttaattttttcacatctgtctaaaaatattgattttaaagcACAAGTGGCATGTAGGATGAAGAGAAACCCACTGTAGGCGTTCAGCTGCATCATACAGCCCCAACTTTTCTGTGCTCATATCATCAATGGCCAGGATAACATCTCCAGACAAAACACCAGCTCTATATGCAGGACCTCCTGGAGAAGCTGAAATGACAACAAGTCCATCGGATGGCATGTCTGCTTTGGTAGGGTAGCCTATTGATATCCCCACACCAGTTAGAGCGCCTTTAGTTCCAGACTGCCTTCaacaaaattttagtttttggtgTTATCCAATATGCATTACACAGTCAGGACTATATGTGAAATAAACTAAAGGAAATCTTAAAATGATATAGATTTGTACCCTCAGACTTCTGAACTTCTCAGGCTCTAAAAATCTAGTGAAGCGGTCATCCAATGTGGCAAGCATCTTTCTTATCGCCATATCTGAGAACAAATGTAAATTTGTAAACTTTTGACTGTACTTAAAAAAATCTTTCCCGAATCATCAAATCCATCTGGATAATTTAGCCTGGTGAATAAGTTGGCAATTTCATCATTTTTGACTTTTAAAGTTGGTCATTATCCACTCCATTTTGATACTTAAAGTTTAAAAGTgtgaaatataattttcttaacAGCAAAATCATTCTTCAATCTGTCCAGGACATTCTCGCTGATTTATTTTCTGATCACGCATCACATAGATCAGATATATGTGGTGTGACTTATCCTCTCATAATTCACAATGATCAATATTGACGAAAATTTAAGCTATTATACTGCTTCCCATTATTATGGCGAGACTCCAGAGAATCACTGATGACAATCCATAGTCAAGCTTTCAaccattccatttttattttgtggaGAGCTGTGTGCatttaaactaaaaaacataGTGCTAGACAAGGAAAAATCTACTTAACAACTAGCTACGTTTAAATCCATTACCCATGAAGATGTTGTCTTGCATACCAAGAGTCAAGAGGACAGAAAAAGGAAAATCAAATCGACCTACTTATCTTCACAAACTTGAATCTAGAACTGAGATTATGATGACCAGACTTCTATCTGAAACCAACTAATCCAAAGCAATTTGATTGGAGATTAAATCATCAGAAAGTACCAGCATTTAACTATATCAGATAGTTCTGGTTCTAGTTAAGTATAGTCAGTTGCTCAGTTTAACATATTTTGCCATCAAACATAAATTCTCTCTACTAAAACTAAAACTTAGACCGATTTCAGTTAAACCATTTTACTCCTCATCAAGCAAGCATGAAACAATTCAGTGAAAAAGTTATATTGTAATTCCACTCCTCAATCCTTGGAAGGCAATCATAAATGATTTTCTATGTCAAAACAGAGATAATTTAccataaaatagtttttgttcagcaagttgaaaaaaaaaagtaaaaagtagAAAGTGAAAGTCATACATGTCTCTTCACGGTTGTTCATGGGTTCATTGCGCAATGCATTTTCTCTATACCTAAACCAACTCTGTCCATTAAAACTCTTGTCGATATATGCTCGGTCAATTGTTCTCCATGCCTCCAGAAAGAGGAGATTCTCTTCCGTCAGGGCCCCTTCAAGGGACAAAAAAGAATCACAGACATAAATTGAGAGAATAAAGAAGAAATGAAGACGAAATAACACAACAACCAAGCCACTACTAGTATATAGTACTAGGTAAATTTGGGTCCTCTAAAGTCAACAACCTCAACCTCAAtcattaataagaaaataaagagttGATACATCAACACCATATTCTTTGTTATGCATATGTATGTAATATTAACTATTGAATTATTGAACCTCTTAATCTACACAATCCATGAAAGGAAAATGCAAGAGTAAGAGATAAATTTCGGTGTAGAGAACAATGTGTTCTAATCCGTTTTAGTATTGAATATTCAGAATGAATTACAAAGATAGGCACGAGACCTTATCTACAATGAGAGAAGTAGTGTTAGGGAcactcttttttcaaaactcaCTCTCTCATTGAGTGAAATGAATGTAGGTCCCACTCTTACTCGTAGGAGTTCCACCTAACGAGTTAGTGAGTGCCAGGGTGAAAGTTGGAAAGAGTGTTTCTAGCTCGCCTGCACTCCTCAAAATGAGAGACATAACTGAAGAGTGATTAAGTAACTAGACAGATGGTATAACAGACTTCTAACAGTTGGAATAACTAACTAATTAATTGCAATTAGATTCAACTAACTGAAACTGAATGCAATCGTATAATATACGATTTATTCATCAATGCTTGCTATTACTTAATCAACAGTCAAAAGCAATGAAACACCGAAAGTCTGATACAAACATGAACACGGGACACAACACTGACACTAGACATGGAtaataatttcagaaaattGAACTAATCGATGTCTGATACATGTTGGACACCAGACAACCTTCAATTTGAAGTGTGAGTGCCACATAATCTAATCAAAATTCTAACACAGATTCATCATGACGAATGCATTGACATACTGATAAAACTCACAAGAGGGGTTGTTGGAAGCTAAAGAAACCGACACAACCAACATAACTCCAGCAACCAACCGCACAAACAGTAAAGAAGCATGCTTGACAGAAGAATCCTTGTTCCATTTCCTCCTTTTGCGAAGGAAAGTCCAACTTTGAGGAAAACAAACGTTGCTTACTCTTGGCACCACCCCAATTGAAAATTTAGTTACTTTCTTCCTCTTATGTgtgagtgaaaatgaaaaccTTGATTCTGTTATGGAAAAACACTTCCAGTTTGAAACCTGCAGCACAAATATTGTTACTTTACGCGGTAAATGATCAGATTGATGAAGAAggggaaattgagaaggggacCTGAGAAACGGAGATTGTTGGGTAACGAAGAGGGAAAGAAGGATTGACTACAGAGCTACCAATGATCTCCATGGAAGAGTACCACCTCTGCCTCAAACCACTCACTGTCTTGTTTCTTTTACATTATcgttctttttttaaattaaataaaataggcAAATAAATGTATTAAATACTAATTTAGAATGTCTTTctacaaaatattatattatattacataaaaaaatacggaattttgagctgatttttttttatattatcaaacaagttttttttataataatgtttATTGTGGTTGTcattgaacaaaaataaaaatttagtttatattattgattttattgaaataaataaacacgacttgttataatttaaaaaccacaaacatttatatttataattttaattaaaatcaaaattcaattaaaaatacgGTTCATGTTTACAAAcattaaaagtgtaatttacCGGTTTATAGTTTAAACATTTCAAATAAAAGCACatttatgtgtttatatatatatatttttttgtggtggtcggggttcgaaccccgaaccttatatattttatgcatttttcatatcgactgagttaagctcacgcaGACATTTGCTCTATCAATCAAAGAATATTTAGAGTTAGACAACTTGAGACTCAAAATTACCTATCCCCTAAATATTCTAATAAAGAAACTTAAGAACTTGTTGGAAAAGGACCATCAATCAAAGAATATTTAGAGTTAGACAACTTGAGATTCAAAATTACCTATCCCCTAAATATTCTAATAAAGAAACTTAAGAACTTGTTGGAAAAGGACCATAAACTAAAGATCTTAATCCTGATAAGTGAAATAACATCTAAAATATATAACCAACATTAGTGTCCTTAACATTTAACTTAATCCTCCAGTTTTTCCtctaatttttcctttttttaataatatatatgagcaattgACAACAGACTACAACAATAGGTGCCAATTTAGTTGGACACTATTATTTTTGATGTCATTTTGCTCttgacttataaaaaaaatttcctaaataaaaaaaacattttaacttAACCCACCCTAAAAGAAACatctaagtgtgtgtttggttccgGAATGtggataattgattttgattttataaaattaattttggttaaaaataattatgattaaaaatagtttatgtttgaatatatttatgtaaaagtggttgaataatatataaaaattaattctaaaataaaaattataaaagtataATCAATTCTACTCGACAACATGTGAATCAATTCTAAACCTCTGAATCAATTATGAACTTCCCTAACTTAACTAGCAATTATACTTTTAAAACTATGCAATTGTGTGTGTTGACAAAATGTTTCTGATAGTTGGATTAATTTTGGAAATTTCCGTTGGTCACTTCACTTCGTCCCACACAAAAAGCACAACCTCAGAAAAGTACCAAAACCAGAAATCTGACATCAGCAGCACCCACCCACCCAAAATCATCAGCatcacaaatattaatcataataTTCTCATTATCTCTCTATTCTACTCTACTTCACTAGATGCCATTGCTCTCTTCCACAAAAGCTTTCCTCCTCTTCCCTCGCATCATGTCATCACACTTAACCCCCAAAACGCGCCTCCGAGGCGTCGTTTTCGACATGGACGGCACACTCACCGTTCCCGTCATCGATTTCCCTTCCATGTACAAAGCTGTACTCGGCGACGA is from Medicago truncatula cultivar Jemalong A17 chromosome 1, MtrunA17r5.0-ANR, whole genome shotgun sequence and encodes:
- the LOC11432783 gene encoding carboxyl-terminal-processing peptidase 2, chloroplastic isoform X2, which produces MNNREETYMAIRKMLATLDDRFTRFLEPEKFRSLRSGTKGALTGVGISIGYPTKADMPSDGLVVISASPGGPAYRAGVLSGDVILAIDDMSTEKLGLYDAAERLQGPDGSSVALTIRSGSDVKHLALTREKVTVNPVKSRLCKLPAAGDNSPTVGYIKLTSFNQNASRAIREAINTFRSNNVNAFVLDLRDNSGGLFPEGIEIAKLWLDKGVIVYICDSRGVRDILDTDGSGALATSEPLAVLVNKGTASASEILAGALKDNKRAIVYGEPTFGKGKIQSVFELSDGSGLVVTVARYETPAHTDIDKVGVIPDHPLPTSFPKDEDAFCNCLQDPASSCNNNNRVQLFSK
- the LOC11432783 gene encoding carboxyl-terminal-processing peptidase 2, chloroplastic isoform X1; this encodes MEIIGSSVVNPSFPLRYPTISVSQVSNWKCFSITESRFSFSLTHKRKKVTKFSIGVVPRVSNVCFPQSWTFLRKRRKWNKDSSVKHASLLFVRLVAGVMLVVSVSLASNNPSWALTEENLLFLEAWRTIDRAYIDKSFNGQSWFRYRENALRNEPMNNREETYMAIRKMLATLDDRFTRFLEPEKFRSLRSGTKGALTGVGISIGYPTKADMPSDGLVVISASPGGPAYRAGVLSGDVILAIDDMSTEKLGLYDAAERLQGPDGSSVALTIRSGSDVKHLALTREKVTVNPVKSRLCKLPAAGDNSPTVGYIKLTSFNQNASRAIREAINTFRSNNVNAFVLDLRDNSGGLFPEGIEIAKLWLDKGVIVYICDSRGVRDILDTDGSGALATSEPLAVLVNKGTASASEILAGALKDNKRAIVYGEPTFGKGKIQSVFELSDGSGLVVTVARYETPAHTDIDKVGVIPDHPLPTSFPKDEDAFCNCLQDPASSCNNNNRVQLFSK